The genomic window TCACTTCAGACTTTATCTACACTTTTTTTGGAAGACTTACCACCTCTCCCGTCTCTTTGACTAACATACATTATGAACAGGCAAACGAGACGAAAAATGATAGTTATGAGCGTGTGTTAACAGACTGCAAAAGACTTTCAGCCTCCTACTCAGTTGTTTTGCCGAGAAAAAAATCACCTACAGCTTGCAATGCTTCTTTCGCATCCTGTCCAGTCGTGACGATTGTAATTTCATCGCCCTCATGAATAAATGCAGCAACAAGCCCTAATAGACTCTTCGCATTCGTCTGCCGGTTGTTTTTGTGAATAATGACGTCTGACTCAAATTGATGAACCATATGAATAAACGTCTGTATGTTTGGTTGTGTCATCGTCACGCGACTCACTGTTTCTTTAATAAAGCTCACTGTGTTGTCCAACTCCTTTCCCCTTACATTATGTAAGCTAGATCGTTTTGTTGTGTGTGTTTGTTTTGACGTACTAGAAACATTTTTAATAAACACATGATCCCAAACAAAGGATAATACCAGTCTTCCGGTATGAAGTAAAGGTCATCAACTCGTCAAACGGTAAAACGATAAAAAAACTGCCCGAAGTCGGACAGTCTCTACATTGACTTAACAGCTGTTGCTGATCTGGTAAATTGTCACGCAATATATAGATCAAACAAGCGGATTGTCTTAATGAACATACGAGCGGATTCTTGTAAGATCGAAAGACAAGACCTGCCCTAACGAGAAAAGCCACGGTTTTTCAGGCTGTTCGCTGATCGCCAGCCTACTTCGCAAAGCTATACGTTGCTTGCTGCGGGTTGACCGAGAAATTCTTCGATTGCCGATACAGCTTCCTCCGCATCAGTTCCACTCGCCTCAATCGTCAAAGAAACACCGTCTTTAATCGGAATCGCCATAAGACCCATCATGCTCTTTGCATCGACTGTAAACGACCCTCGCCGAATTTTCACATCGGATAAGTATTGACCTGCCAATTGACAAAAAGCAATGGTCGTCGCTTGATCAAGCGTTCTCTTACATTGAATCTCTTTCTGAACTTCCTCCATTTACATTCATCCCTCCGCCTTCATAGTTGAACCCTTTCACTCTATGCGCTCAAAGGATCAATCATTCCTATTTTATCGATCAACCCACTCTTTTTTGAGCAGTCCATAAATGTGATGGTCAACGTAGCCAGAGGTGAGCCACTCTGCCTCACGAACTGTACCCTCTAATGTGAAGCCTAAACGCTCCGGAATACGCTTACTTTTTTCGTTTTCAGTCGCACAGCGAATTTCAACACGATGTAGTCCGTAAGCATAAAAAGCATAATCAATCATTGCACTGACAGCTTTCGTCATGACTCCTTTTCCGGTGTATCGATCTGCCAGCCAATAACCAAGACTTGTATTTTTACTAAACCAATCAATTGATTGAAAACCGACGTTACCTGCCACTTCCCCATTATATTCAATGACTGCTTGAAAGCCATCGTTTTTCTGATATTGTTCTAAAGAGCGCTGTACAAAAGAGATCATATAGTCAGGGCTTGTCGCATGATCAACCCAGCCGAGCCATTGACGAAGCTGTGTGCGATGCGCTGATATCAAGCGGTACATCGGTTGTACATCAGACATGCGCGTGAGCCGAACGGTCACATCCGTTGAGGGTGATAGCTTAATGTCATTTGATTGATGACGTTTAAACATCTCTTTCTTCCTCATGCTTTACGTTTTGCCCCTTTCACATAAAACTCTTATAAACAGCTGGATTGCATGCCAGCCATCACTTTTACGCCCGGCAATATACAAAGGAATTAAGTTCACTACCCCTACCCATAAATGAAAATAGGCTGTCCATTGCCAGATAAATGTCTTTGGGAAGGTTATAAACATCACCCATGCACAAATAAGATTAATGACAGGACCTGCTAATGCAATAAGAATGCCCTTCCCTGCCGAAAAGGCGTGATCTGAGCTAATCGTTTTTGTATATCCTCCTAAAAACCACCATTGCCTAATACTTACACCGATCCTTTGCCATACCCCACTAAACACCTCACGTCCTTTGCCTAAGACAATGGTGCTATCATTCCGCCCAAGGAGGCGGCCAGCTAGCGCATGACCAAATTCGTGAATGAGGATGACCGATGGAGCAAAAACAAAGAAAAATAAGCTGATTTGCCAGAGAATCGTCATTGCTATGGAAGCTCACAATGTGACGCCTCTTTTAAAAGTAAAAGGCGTTGTGCCAATTGAAAACAAGAAACTTGATCAATATGTTCTCCAAAGGATTGATGATATATTCTTTGAATGACACGTCCTAAAGTATGAGCATCTGTTTCTTCATAAAGTGCTTGCAATACATCCACTGGCTCAGTTTCATAAAAATCAGCACCGTATCCATAGGGATCCCATTCTCTCACAATGTGTATCACTTTTTCTTGCATCATGCATATCACCTATTTCTTTTTTCAGATATACTTCATTCTAGAGAAGATTAATGCTTGGTGCAATGATCGTTTATGGACATATTGAAACTCGTTTTAGCAGTGTACATTTGCTATGCTATACTGTGCTTACAGATGATATATACATAAGGAGGCCGCTTTAATGACGTTACAGTTCGATCAAAATATTGACCGCTTAAACACTCAATCGGTGAAATGGGACTTGACGAAAGTACTTTTTGGCTACGACGATTTATTACCGATGTGGGTTGCTGATATGGACTTCAAGGCACCTGATGCTGTACTTCAAGCGCTTAAAGAACGTGTTGATCACGGCGTCTTTGGCTACACGATGATTCCTGATGAGACGAAAGATGCCATTCTTTCATGGTATAAGGAAAGACATCACACTGCGCTACAAGCCGACTGGCTCACCTTCAGCTCATCTGTCGTCAATTCACTTAGTGTCATCGTTCACGCTTTTTCTGAACCTGGTGATGCCTGTCTCATCCAAACACCAGTATATCCACCGTTTTTTAAAGTCGTAGAAAATAGCGACCGCACTTTATTAACAAACAAACTCATCTTTAAAGATTCTACCTACCATATTGATTTCGCTGATCTTGAAGCGCAGCTGGCCAAAAAACCGAAGCTAATGATTTTATGTAGCCCTCACAACCCTATAGGCCGGGTGTGGACGAAGCAGGAATTAAAACGGATTGCCGACCTTTGTGTTCAATATGACGTGCTGCTCGTTTCTGATGAGATTCACGCAGACCTCGTATACGCGCCTCACGAGCATACGATGGCTCTACAATTTGGTGAAGCTTACTACGATCACGTTATTGCCTGCCTCTCCCCTAGTAAAACCTTTAACTTGGCTGGGCTTCAAGCCTCTTTTGTCGCCATACCAAATCAAAAGCTTCGCGATGCGTTCAACAAACAATATAATGCTTTTGGTCTGTCGCAGCTGAATACGCTAGGGCTCACTGCGATGAAAGCAGCTTATCAACATGGCGGTGCGTGGCTTGATGAGCTTCTGTCCTATCTACAGGGGAACATTGCCGCAGCTGAATCATTCCTCACGGCTGAATTGCCTGAAGTTCAACTCATCAAGCCTGAAGGGACGTACTTGCTCTGGCTTGACTTTTCCGCTCTCGACCTGAGTGATCAGGCTTTGAAGGAATTACTACTAGCTAAAGGAAAGATTGCGATGAATGACGGCATTTCTTTCGGAGAAGAAGGAAGCGGATTTATGCGAATGAATATCGCCTGTCCGAAACAAACCGTCCTCGAAGGGTTACAGCGCATTAAAATAGCTGTTGAAAGTCACAAAGCGACAGCCAGAAGTTAACTACGTAAAAAGAAAAGACGAAAGCTTTGTTATGAAGCAAAGTTAGTCGTCTTTTTTTGTTTTTAAAAAGTTTAAAATTCACAAATATCAGTGTGAAAAGCTACGATAAATTTATAATTTCTGTTTTAGTAAAGCTGTTAACCCACTTGGATAGAGTACTGAGGAACTAGGTGTAGAAATCGTTGTTAGACAATATCT from Litoribacterium kuwaitense includes these protein-coding regions:
- a CDS encoding HPr family phosphocarrier protein, coding for MDNTVSFIKETVSRVTMTQPNIQTFIHMVHQFESDVIIHKNNRQTNAKSLLGLVAAFIHEGDEITIVTTGQDAKEALQAVGDFFLGKTTE
- a CDS encoding HPr family phosphocarrier protein — its product is MEEVQKEIQCKRTLDQATTIAFCQLAGQYLSDVKIRRGSFTVDAKSMMGLMAIPIKDGVSLTIEASGTDAEEAVSAIEEFLGQPAASNV
- a CDS encoding GNAT family N-acetyltransferase, giving the protein MFKRHQSNDIKLSPSTDVTVRLTRMSDVQPMYRLISAHRTQLRQWLGWVDHATSPDYMISFVQRSLEQYQKNDGFQAVIEYNGEVAGNVGFQSIDWFSKNTSLGYWLADRYTGKGVMTKAVSAMIDYAFYAYGLHRVEIRCATENEKSKRIPERLGFTLEGTVREAEWLTSGYVDHHIYGLLKKEWVDR
- a CDS encoding M50 family metallopeptidase, coding for MTILWQISLFFFVFAPSVILIHEFGHALAGRLLGRNDSTIVLGKGREVFSGVWQRIGVSIRQWWFLGGYTKTISSDHAFSAGKGILIALAGPVINLICAWVMFITFPKTFIWQWTAYFHLWVGVVNLIPLYIAGRKSDGWHAIQLFIRVLCERGKT
- a CDS encoding DUF1871 family protein gives rise to the protein MQEKVIHIVREWDPYGYGADFYETEPVDVLQALYEETDAHTLGRVIQRIYHQSFGEHIDQVSCFQLAQRLLLLKEASHCELP
- a CDS encoding MalY/PatB family protein, translating into MTLQFDQNIDRLNTQSVKWDLTKVLFGYDDLLPMWVADMDFKAPDAVLQALKERVDHGVFGYTMIPDETKDAILSWYKERHHTALQADWLTFSSSVVNSLSVIVHAFSEPGDACLIQTPVYPPFFKVVENSDRTLLTNKLIFKDSTYHIDFADLEAQLAKKPKLMILCSPHNPIGRVWTKQELKRIADLCVQYDVLLVSDEIHADLVYAPHEHTMALQFGEAYYDHVIACLSPSKTFNLAGLQASFVAIPNQKLRDAFNKQYNAFGLSQLNTLGLTAMKAAYQHGGAWLDELLSYLQGNIAAAESFLTAELPEVQLIKPEGTYLLWLDFSALDLSDQALKELLLAKGKIAMNDGISFGEEGSGFMRMNIACPKQTVLEGLQRIKIAVESHKATARS